A window of Corticium candelabrum chromosome 3, ooCorCand1.1, whole genome shotgun sequence contains these coding sequences:
- the LOC134176902 gene encoding uncharacterized protein LOC134176902 yields the protein MRSELCEPSNSDPHKNQDNESVEDLGIAYDFVRTKEEQNQRCSTKQKYSNVPVLYAAVDMSKRTSWQECTQHSRYQTLDECLELKSIRTEMVGKSLPSDTYFSHEANTTSVSSHIYERPILDTEPEYEFNFPQESSCVTDYTNLSLEKPTKSQGCDNTKSFSKRNVATVSIDDELDKMVKPVDLKQEDYYVCEEERETEVDDNEETEAESGYELPTWKGSTAFSNIGNRKETIMTDV from the exons ATGAGATCAGAGTTATGTG AGCCTTCAAATTCAGACCCTCACAAAAACCAGGATAACGAATCAGTAGAAGACCTTGGTATTGCTTACGATTTTGTCAGAACAAAGGAGGAACAAAATCAGAGATGCTCTACAAAACAGAAGTATAGCAATGTGCCAGTACTCTACGCTGCAGTAGATATGTCAAAAAGAACTAGCTGGCAAGAATGCACTCAACACTCAAGATATCAG ACTTTAGATGAGTGCTTAGAGTTGAAATCAATAAGAACAGAAATGGTAGGCAAATCCTTGCCGTCAGACACTTACTTCTCACATGAGGCCAATACTACGTCAGTCAGCAGCCACATCTATGAGAGACCCATCTTAGATACAGAGCCCGAGTATGAGTTCAACTTTCCTCAAGAATCAAGTTGTGTCACTGACTACACAAATTTATCGCTCGAAAAACCAACAAAATCGCAAGGCTGTGACAATACAAAATCATTTAGTAAACGCAACGTAGCAACAGTCAGTATAGATGATGAACTTGACAAGATGGTAAAACCTGTAGACCTCAAG CAAGAAGACTACTATGTTTgtgaagaagaaagagaaacagaagttGATGATAATGAAGAAACCGAAGCTGAAAGTGGTTATGAACTTCCAACATGGAAAGGATCTACTGCATTTTCAAATATTGGCAATAGAAAGGAGACCATAATGACAGACGTATAA
- the LOC134177485 gene encoding uncharacterized protein LOC134177485 produces the protein MAASNGNICLPINCCHTVTATSSNCFGTDEISITGKDHGKCIRTHAVRSFSTAERRGENCSLLPTVISATLGNDITNSTRRETTTEYVKFFSTVKRDSNLPTTMAQTFPIATSPNKDTDFMLWIVLASAMVSLLALVTVVMVIVTAKKKIKALRNSRRPPHIYDEIHTHEVNRNREEPAKNAYQVNPYMTTPGHVIMDRLNNEENPYLHPLQSTREDDNNREENNTANGKTHKVVAIDPERSQSPESNRLSTYV, from the exons ATGGCAGCATCGAATGGCAACATTTGCTTGCCCATCAATTGCTGTCACACTGTGACAGCGACGTCGTCTAATTGCTTTGGCACGGACGAGATTTCCATTACAGGTAAAGACCACGGTAAAtgtattcgaacacacgctgTCAGATCTTTCTCTACAGCTGAGAGGCGAGGTGAAAATTGTTCGTTGCTGCCTACCGTGATCTCTGCCACACTTGGCAATGACATCACCAATAGTACAAGGAGAGAGACGACGACAGAGTACGTAAAATTTTTCTCGACCGTCAAAAGAGATTCGAATCTGCCAACAACTATGGCTCAAACGTTTCCAATTGCAACAAGCCCAAACAAAGACACTG ATTTCATGTTATGGATTGTTTTGGCCTCAGCTATGGTTTCATTGCTTGCGCTAGTGACTGTGGTAATGGTGATAGTTACAGCTAAAAAGAAGATAAAAGCTTTAAGAAATTCGAGAAG ACCACCACATATCTATGACGAAATCCATACCCATGAAGTAAACAGGAATAGAGAAGAGCCTGCCAAGAATGCCTATCAAGTAAATCCTTACATGACAACACCAGGACATGTCATAATGGATCGCCTCAATAATGAAG AGAATCCCTATTTGCATCCACTACAGTCAACAAGAGAAGATGACAATAACAGAGAAGAAAATAATACAGCAAACGGCAAAACACATAAG GTGGTGGCTATTGATCCTGAAAGAAGCCAGTCTCCAGAGTCAAATAGGTTGTCAACTTATGTCTAA
- the LOC134177054 gene encoding uncharacterized protein LOC134177054 has translation MNSMPMPIISIVCFLILRAAIAAQSNYKCGCGPHFVNPTSPGYTVYQLLHNKVTLVLNPELQFERQSAGFEVGSSGLSRSDINNLINNNTILPQERSVTIHLEKRSYGGLKTRWGTVTCGKVVHGSFIIVNVGEPPIIRLVPVQACKKVVSVCGHVTGTPAAHVVIKINNKKRSQLITLSHGSFCSNVRPRADSFTLSVVATNCFGQVTMAVVVTQDQLGSCLTTNFSNTHINKNVTNCFKYDNLRGQGPPVTCGTPSTTTTTQQQTIKQSAKITQQFKTEQPMHFATERSAILTTKSKSEVFPPETEHTTKATDVTQKYSTSQKSAQTVKPQSTPTSTNTQQTQHSTNAPNVLDCPDRSQMPKQDKDDNQYPKELIIALDATVGGILVTGVILILLCLHKRNRRECRNDENQHSSSEMRTKTPSDPARDLSKPEPDLFSEDYNSESTGFHSEEEHTKSTRI, from the exons ATGAACTCCATGCCAATGCCAATTATTAGCATTGTCTGCTTTCTCATCTTGAGAGCTGCTATAGCAGCTCAATCTAACTACAAATGCG GCTGCGGTCCTCACTTTGTCAACCCCACCAGTCCCGGCTATACAGTCTATCAACTGCTGCATAATAAAGTCACTCTAGTTCTCAATCCTGAGCTACAATTCGAACGCCAGAGCGCAGGCTTCGAAGTAGGCTCGTCCGGACTGAGCAGAAGTGACATCAATAATCTCATCAATAACAATACCATTCTACCACAGGAAAGAAGTGTGACCATACATCTGGAAAAGAGGAGCTACGGAGGACTGAAGACCAGATGGGGGACAGTGACATGTGGAAAAGTGGTGCACGGAAGCTTCATCATTGTCAATGTCGGCG AACCTCCCATCATTCGTCTGGTACCCGTGCAAGCGTGTAAGAAAGTGGTGTCGGtctgtggtcacgtgacgggAACGCCAGCTGCTCATGTGGTCATCAAGATCAATAACAAGAAGAGATCTCAGTTGATTACTCTTAGCCATGGCTCATTTTGTAGCAACGTACGTCCAAGGGCTGATAGCTTCACATTGTCGGTTGTTGCCACTAACTGCTTTGGCCAAGTAACTATGGCAGTAGTTGTCACACAAg ATCAACTCGGTTCCTGCCTAACTACCAACTTCTCAAATACTCATATCAATAAAAACGTTACAAATTGTTTTAAATACGACAATCTCAGAGGACAAGGTCCGCCTGTAACTTGTGGAACACCctcgacaacaacaacaacgcaGCAACAGACAATCAAGCAATCAGCAAAGATAACACAGCAATTCAAAACAGAACAGCCCATGCATTTTGCCACTGAAAGATCTGCGATCTTAACCACCAAAAGTAAATCTGAAGTATTTCCACCCGAAACAGAGCACACCACTAAAGCAACTGACGTTACTCAAAAGTACTCTACCTCTCAGAAGAGTGCACAGACTGTTAAACCACAGTCGACTCCAACTtcgacaaacacacagcagACTCAACATTCCACAAATGCTCCAAATGTGTTGGATTGTCCTGACAGGTCTCAAATGCCTAAACAAGACAAAGACGACAATCAGTATCCTAAAG AATTGATCATCGCTCTTGATGCTACTGTAGGAGGTATCTTGGTGACAGGAGTAATTTTAATACTGTTATGTTTGCACAAACGAAATCGAAGAG AGTGTAGAAATGATGAAAATCAACATAGCAGTTCAGAGATGAG AACAAAAACGCCCAGCGATCCAGCAAGAGATTTGTCCAAACCAGAACCCGATCTGTTTTCAGAAGACTACAACTCCGAGTCAACTGGCTTTCATTCAGAGGAagaacacacaaaatcaacaCGCATTTAG
- the LOC134177155 gene encoding uncharacterized protein LOC134177155, with amino-acid sequence MPRLGVIVALSISLSSAFISIGNGLPGSLKVIDLFGPHLNITIDKRPVTIRSPLLLVDESNSVLKVLYKVTKPVYSTHLLTIYRCYSDLEGRFFAKSLISRLTLEFSNEVSSLRKCLPMVIKKKFPSVCKTVRLSMILSTKVGSLTINEMSFMDKDSCQGVVRTTTGCDFERGDSGVRNNLCGVKDWTIQDRSQFTNFASRWTHNTCPRRKNGYPLQKSKLMTLQCVFPVGIPSLQASGFSVVKPFYTLPRPKSVSIFHGKRQSMGRVLSLDPQVSGEIVGPAVADLPEVQHDPVNAILSLQFEMQQGGLHYLIIAAVCTSSPANDFLPLGPNSLHFVIPHFDREGRGGTICLDIHTFVTSEMCSTFVIQLQAGAIDTALTVDNILFAPSLGSTFCDEFVNNG; translated from the exons ATGCCTAGGCTGGGAGTAATCGTTGCGTTATCTATTAGTCTCTCTTCAGCTTTCATCAGCATTGGAAACGGTCTACCAG GAAGTCTCAAAGTTATCGACCTCTTCGGACCCCATCTCAACATTACTATTGATAAGCGTCCTGTCACCATTCGATCTCCGTTGCTTCTGGTAGACGAAAGCAACTCTGTCTTAAAAGTTCTTTACAAAGTGACAAAGCCTGTATACAGCACACACCTGCTAACAATATATCGATGCTACAGTGACTTAGAGGGGCGTTTCTTTGCGAAATCTCTAATATCTCGCCTTACTCTCGAATTCTCAAACGAAGTATCATCTCTACGAAAATGTCTACCCATGGTTATCAAAAAGAAATTTCCAAGCGTGTGTAAAACTGTTCGTTTGTCGATGATTCTGTCGACAAAAGTTGGATCATTAACCATTAATGAAATGTCTTTTATGGACAAAGATTCTTGTCAAGGAGTCGTAAGGACTACAACCGGGTGTGACTTTGAGAGAGGAGACTCTGGAGTACGCAACAACTTATGTGGCGTCAAAGACTGGACTATTCAAGACCGTTCCCAATTCACTAACTTCGCTTCACGATGGACTCACAACACGTGTCCAAGGAGAAAAAATGGTTATCCTCTCCAGAAGAGTAAACTCATGACGTTACAATGCGTTTTCCCCGTCGGTATTCCAAGTCTTCAGGCATCGGGCTTCTCTGTTGTTAAACCATTCTATACTCTTCCGAGACCCAAATCTGTTTCCATATTTCACGGTAAACGTCAATCAATGGGAAGAGTGCTCTCACTCGATCCCCAAGTAAGCGGTGAGATAGTCGGTCCTGCAGTGGCGGATCTCCCAGAAGTCCAGCACGACCCTGTAAACGCCATTCTCTCCTTACAGTTTGAAATGCAACAAGGAGGTCTCCATTATCTCATAATTGCAGCGGTTTGTACTTCAAGCCCTGCTAATGATTTTCTTCCTCTTGGTCCAAATAGCCTTCACTTCGTAATTCCACATTTTGACCGAGAAGGTCGCGGAGGAACGATCTGTTTAGATATACACACGTTTGTGACATCAGAAATGTGTTCCACATTCGTCATTCAACTGCAAGCCGGTGCAATCGATACAGCCCTTACAGTGGACAACATCCTATTTGCACCCAGTCTAGGATCAACATTTTGTG ATGAGTTTGTTAATAACGGCTAG
- the LOC134176818 gene encoding uncharacterized protein LOC134176818 isoform X1, whose protein sequence is MRYSFVVLPVCLLFVSITHGVYRCGRGPHQLALSSESFTVYQRRHWIVAIGHNNSANAMNVLHWILNPATTQISEEELAKIANAQSKLINIARQTRQLRVNVTQKLDGLNVAFQLEHSNGNNANITHERSPWVTVKLGADPEIVLNKSKATTNNSEVNFKICGNVSGIPPPAVTIISPLSNNTIIPESLYVKNGNCWTFNNSIRQLGHKFIMIASNCLSSASTPFLIEVKPTIHINIQKSNGCFYQGCKEPVLVGYVHQNIAIPITISEFPSSMITWTKFKDENKENVELKNLVIQRNHTHMILKDTKSSNSGWYRVKANNTYETSERTFQLVIIEDKNLVVKCDSANFTKKICALQESLNSNNLFSNVPYNLPHSTTPTDEWMILKGNTQQVHEKVSPTSNFQNVTESNPAAKLPTEMTAGTAKSGNSNIDRDIPIWLIGAACSVFGIMAICIIVLSCHLVKQRARKIASMKDAVKAQPKWANENFMVEETNPALEQIPPQIPKSQTSPPSCEKRIERQIRKGRKVRFTAGEAMSQRQCPTYSKLWPTNSSPKSPMAPKKTTNEPQYDTICEASSSNKFKINLEHIDTPERNSEYPELEFVYTTL, encoded by the exons ATGAGATATTCATTTGTCGTTCTTCCTGTATGCTTACTGTTTGTATCGATCACCCATGGAGTCTACCGTTGTG GTAGAGGACCCCACCAACTTGCATTAAGTTCAGAGTCGTTTACTGTCTATCAAAGGCGGCACTGGATTGTTGCTATTGGTCATAACAACAGTGCAAATGCCATGAACGTTCTACACTGGATATTGAATCCGGCAACCACCCAGATTTCTGAAGAAGAATTGGCAAAAATTGCTAACGCCCAGAGCAAACTCATTAATATTGCGAGACAAACCAGGCAACTGAGAGTGAACGTTACGCAGAAGCTTGATGGTTTGAACGTCGCATTTCAACTTGAGCACTCCAACGGCAATAACGCTAATATTACGCATGAACGGAGTCCCTGGGTTACCGTGAAGCTTGGAG CTGATCCAGAAATAGTCTTAAACAAGAGTAAAGCAACTACAAACAACAGTGAAGTAAACTTCAAAATATGTGGAAACGTTAGTGGCATCCCTCCTCCTGCTGTTACAATCATCTCTCCTTTAtcaaacaacacaataatTCCAGAATCTCTGTACGTAAAAAATGGCAACTGCTGGACGTTTAACAATTCTATCAGACAACTTGGGCACAAATTTATAATGATTGCAAGCAACTGCCTGTCTAGCGCAAGCACACCATTTCTTATCGAAg TAAAGCCTACAATTCATATAAATATCCAAAAGTCAAATGGATGTTTCTATCAAGGCTGTAAAGAACCAGTCCTGGTAGGCTATGTTCATCAAAACATTGCAATTCCAATCACAATCAGTGAATTTCCCTCTTCAATGATCACATGGACAAAATTCAAAGACGAAAACAAGGAAAACGTGGAACTCAAGAATCTAGTCATACAAAGAAATCATACTCACATGATTCTAAAAGATACTAAAAGCAGTAATTCTGGTTGGTATCGAGTAAAGGCAAACAACACTTATGAAACTAGTGAAAGGACATTTCAGTTGGTAATAATAGAGGACAAGAATTTAGTAGTTAAGTGTGACTCTGCAAATTTCACAAAGAAAATCTGTGCTCTTCAAGAGAGCTTGAACTCAAACAACCTATTCTCTAATGTCCCATACAATTTGCCTCATTCGACTACACCTACAGATGAATGGATGATACTGAAAGGAAACACTCAGCAAGTTCATGAGAAAGTCTCGCCCACTTCCAATTTTCAAAATGTTACAGAAAGCAACCCGGCAGCTAAACTTCCAACAG AGATGACAGCGGGTACAGCAAAATCTGGTAATTCTAACATCGATAGAG ATATACCAATTTGGCTTATTGGTGCTGCCTGTTCGGTGTTTGGAATTATGGCAATCTGTATCATTGTACTGTCTTGTCATCTTGTCAAACAAA GAGCACGGAAGATTGCCTCAATGAAAGATGCAGTCAAAGCTCAACCAAA ATGGGCAAATGAGAATTTCATGGTAGAAGAAACCAACCCTGCTCTAGAACAAATTCCACCCCAAATTCCTAAAAGTCAAACGTCACCTCCCTCGTGTGAGAAACGAATCGAAAGACAAATACGCAAGGGACGCAAAGTAAGATTTACTGCAGGAGAAGCCATGAGCCAAAGACAATGTCCAACGTACAGCAAACTATGGCCAACAAACAGCAGCCCAAAGAGCCCCATGGCACCAAAAAAAACAACCAACGAGCCACAG TATGATACAATCTGTGAAGCGTCATCtagtaataaatttaaaataaatttggAGCACATCGACACCCCAGAGAGGAACTCCGAGTATCCAGAACTAGAGTTTGTCTACACAACACTCTAG
- the LOC134177112 gene encoding uncharacterized protein LOC134177112, with product MTKGERFALFLLVAAIVAASTATGSNSFGRIASAAKKAKTRAQSMLYGINPSIKIKTGIQFIRSPRLMWSENNAYIAFKYDISCQNTKVLLKTVIFCYKDLEGKRLQKTGTRLSVFRLPKMQEKKCFRHTYIRYKRDQCQTFRIEIIIKAVDNDIITLSDVEFGGPQLCDRGNPYLVPKTLKCDFEKDDCGIRTDFCSLHEWTIRERSKGKCSRWLRRASKNDDDDDDDRSPFEIKGLRLARRNISSTFCSYDPICIPCFQPSGISTGPMLEDHDDDKSGAPEECRDRRMSGNSLFLDPRPLGGRAAGPTIFDFPNVQHHPANAFLSFVYEMGQEGKHQLIIRAVCTSRDTRDLIPLAPLRLHYRIDHFDHLGRGGLICLDVHRYVHRSYCSKFAMQFVAIALTTPISVDDISYEFQLSGANCNAAHNV from the exons ATGACGAAAGGAGAGCGGTTCGCCTTGTTTCTTCTCGTAGCAGCGATCGTTGCCGCGTCGACAGCCACTGGTTCAAACTCGTTCGGAAGGATAGCATCTGCTGCGAAAAAGGCGAAAACTAGAG CACAGAGCATGTTGTACGGTATTAATCCCAGCATAAAGATCAAAACAGGAATCCAATTTATCAGGTCGCCACGACTGATGTGGAGTGAAAACAATGCCTATATTGCATTCAAGTATGACATCTCCTGTCAAAACACCAAGGTCCTGCTGAAAACTGTGATCTTTTGCTACAAGGATCTAGAAGGCAAGCGTTTGCAGAAAACAGGGACGAGACTATCAGTCTTCAGGCTCCCAAAAATGCAAGAAAAGAAATGTTTCAGACATACCTACATCAGGTATAAACGTGATCAGTGTCAGACGTTTAGAATTGAGATCATAATCAAGGCAGTGGACAACGATATTATTACATTGAGCGACGTTGAGTTTGGAGGTCCCCAACTCTGCGACAGAGGCAATCCGTATCTCGTACCCAAAACTTTAAAATGCGACTTTGAAAAGGACGACTGCGGAATACGCACAGACTTCTGCAGTCTTCACGAATGGACTATACGAGAACGCAGCAAGGGTAAGTGTTCTCGTTGGCTGAGACGAGCTTCCAaaaatgatgatgacgacgacgacgaccgTTCGCCCTTTGAAATAAAGGGACTGCGTCTAGCGAGAAGAAACATCAGTAGCACGTTCTGCTCCTACGATCCGATCTGCATCCCTTGCTTTCAGCCTTCGGGCATATCCACTGGTCCGATGCTTGAAGACCACGACGACGACAAATCGGGGGCCCCCGAGGAATGCAGAGACCGTCGAATGTCTGGTAATTCTCTCTTCCTCGATCCTAGACCTCTGGGAGGCAGAGCCGCCGGGCCTACCATATTCGACTTTCCAAACGTACAGCACCACCCGGCAAACGCCTTCCTCTCGTTTGTCTACGAGATGGGGCAAGAAGGGAAGCATCAGCTGATCATCCGTGCAGTCTGCACCAGTCGAGACACCAGGGATCTGATACCGTTGGCGCCGTTGCGTTTGCATTACAGGATCGATCATTTCGATCACCTGGGAAGAGGCGGATTGATATGCCTCGACGTCCACAGATATGTTCACCGCAGCTACTGCTCGAAGTTTGCCATGCAGTTTGTTGCAATAGCCCTCACGACGCCTATCAGTGTGGACGACATTAGTTACGAATTTCAACTTTCAGGCGCAAATTGTA ATGCGGCTCACAATGTGTAG
- the LOC134177170 gene encoding uncharacterized protein LOC134177170: protein MNKITVVLSLALSLYNVTRFSSAKHPPVCLKESNETSQVPLMVGSENLVVYLLEGQAVVLQPNSNDNTRIMITMPNFPNATNTTNELKIEKLNASFHSLVVYYTVNNNENNVSKSENVTLYLGAEPSISSNLTKERKENSTVHICVDVMGIPKPDFEVFMNEQRLPKEDYETYNMEDTECLTFDERKRNDKGEIIICAHNCFGEKNITFSLADLENVDTKSSRMSASRVLPNTESPQGTKDDSVPGYLALLYALIAIFSVSVVVLLTIFLYRYLKHNRSSKDAIETAEELDLPPEPCYAQPIIPSSDATTNAGEEAESTFNSDDTPTPYSVKQTVHYAELDPDALQTSPEAQTHSSTVTYTTINKDQPRHRVYAN from the exons ATGAACAAGATAACTGTTGTATTATCTCTCGCTCTCAGCTTATATAACGTCACTAGATTTTCATCTGCCAAACATCCACCGGTATGTCTAAAAG AGAGCAATGAGACCTCCCAAGTACCCTTGATGGTAGGATCGGAAAATCTTGTGGTATACCTACTAGAGGGACAAGCCGTTGTACTTCAACCAAATTCTAATGACAATACACGAATAATGATAACAATGCCCAACTTTCCAAATGCAACAAATACAACGAATgaattgaaaatagaaaaattaaacGCTTCATTCCACAGTCTAGTAGTGTACTACACTGTCAACAACAATGAGAACAATGTCTCTAAATCAGAAAACGTTACCCTTTATCTGGGAG CTGAACCAAGTATTTCAAGCAATCTcacaaaagaaagaaaagaaaattcTACAGTACATATCTGTGTTGACGTGATGGGAATCCCAAAGCCCGATTTTGAAGTTTTCATGAATGAGCAAAGGCTGCCAAAGGAAGACTATGAAACGTACAACATGGAGGACACAGAGTGTCTCACCTTTGATGAGAGGAAAAGGAACGATAAAGGAGAAATCATTATATGTGCACATAATTGCTTTGGAGAGAAAAATATAACTTTCTCTTTGGCAGATTTAGAAA ATGTAGACACAAAGTCAAGCAGGATGTCAGCTTCAAG AGTGTTGCCTAATACAGAGAGTCCCCAAGGAACCAAAGATGACTCTGTACCTG GATACTTGGCTTTGCTGTACGCACTAATTGCAATTTTCAGtgtctctgttgttgttcttctcACCATCTTTCTGTATCGTTACCTCAAAC ACAATCGATCATCAAAAGACGCCATTGAAACGGCTGAAGA ACTCGATTTGCCACCTGAGCCTTGTTACGCTCAACCAATAATCCCTTCATCTGATGCCACTACTAATGCCGGTGAAGAAGCAGAGTCAACGTTCAATTCAGACGATACACCCACACCATACTCTGTAAAGCAG ACTGTCCACTATGCTGAGTTGGATCCTGACGCTCTGCAAACGTCCCCAGAGGCTCAAACACACAGCAGTACAGTCACTTACACGACCATTAACAAAGACCAGCCGAGGCACCGTGTCTATGCAAACTGA
- the LOC134176818 gene encoding uncharacterized protein LOC134176818 isoform X2, producing MNVLHWILNPATTQISEEELAKIANAQSKLINIARQTRQLRVNVTQKLDGLNVAFQLEHSNGNNANITHERSPWVTVKLGADPEIVLNKSKATTNNSEVNFKICGNVSGIPPPAVTIISPLSNNTIIPESLYVKNGNCWTFNNSIRQLGHKFIMIASNCLSSASTPFLIEVKPTIHINIQKSNGCFYQGCKEPVLVGYVHQNIAIPITISEFPSSMITWTKFKDENKENVELKNLVIQRNHTHMILKDTKSSNSGWYRVKANNTYETSERTFQLVIIEDKNLVVKCDSANFTKKICALQESLNSNNLFSNVPYNLPHSTTPTDEWMILKGNTQQVHEKVSPTSNFQNVTESNPAAKLPTEMTAGTAKSGNSNIDRDIPIWLIGAACSVFGIMAICIIVLSCHLVKQRARKIASMKDAVKAQPKWANENFMVEETNPALEQIPPQIPKSQTSPPSCEKRIERQIRKGRKVRFTAGEAMSQRQCPTYSKLWPTNSSPKSPMAPKKTTNEPQYDTICEASSSNKFKINLEHIDTPERNSEYPELEFVYTTL from the exons ATGAACGTTCTACACTGGATATTGAATCCGGCAACCACCCAGATTTCTGAAGAAGAATTGGCAAAAATTGCTAACGCCCAGAGCAAACTCATTAATATTGCGAGACAAACCAGGCAACTGAGAGTGAACGTTACGCAGAAGCTTGATGGTTTGAACGTCGCATTTCAACTTGAGCACTCCAACGGCAATAACGCTAATATTACGCATGAACGGAGTCCCTGGGTTACCGTGAAGCTTGGAG CTGATCCAGAAATAGTCTTAAACAAGAGTAAAGCAACTACAAACAACAGTGAAGTAAACTTCAAAATATGTGGAAACGTTAGTGGCATCCCTCCTCCTGCTGTTACAATCATCTCTCCTTTAtcaaacaacacaataatTCCAGAATCTCTGTACGTAAAAAATGGCAACTGCTGGACGTTTAACAATTCTATCAGACAACTTGGGCACAAATTTATAATGATTGCAAGCAACTGCCTGTCTAGCGCAAGCACACCATTTCTTATCGAAg TAAAGCCTACAATTCATATAAATATCCAAAAGTCAAATGGATGTTTCTATCAAGGCTGTAAAGAACCAGTCCTGGTAGGCTATGTTCATCAAAACATTGCAATTCCAATCACAATCAGTGAATTTCCCTCTTCAATGATCACATGGACAAAATTCAAAGACGAAAACAAGGAAAACGTGGAACTCAAGAATCTAGTCATACAAAGAAATCATACTCACATGATTCTAAAAGATACTAAAAGCAGTAATTCTGGTTGGTATCGAGTAAAGGCAAACAACACTTATGAAACTAGTGAAAGGACATTTCAGTTGGTAATAATAGAGGACAAGAATTTAGTAGTTAAGTGTGACTCTGCAAATTTCACAAAGAAAATCTGTGCTCTTCAAGAGAGCTTGAACTCAAACAACCTATTCTCTAATGTCCCATACAATTTGCCTCATTCGACTACACCTACAGATGAATGGATGATACTGAAAGGAAACACTCAGCAAGTTCATGAGAAAGTCTCGCCCACTTCCAATTTTCAAAATGTTACAGAAAGCAACCCGGCAGCTAAACTTCCAACAG AGATGACAGCGGGTACAGCAAAATCTGGTAATTCTAACATCGATAGAG ATATACCAATTTGGCTTATTGGTGCTGCCTGTTCGGTGTTTGGAATTATGGCAATCTGTATCATTGTACTGTCTTGTCATCTTGTCAAACAAA GAGCACGGAAGATTGCCTCAATGAAAGATGCAGTCAAAGCTCAACCAAA ATGGGCAAATGAGAATTTCATGGTAGAAGAAACCAACCCTGCTCTAGAACAAATTCCACCCCAAATTCCTAAAAGTCAAACGTCACCTCCCTCGTGTGAGAAACGAATCGAAAGACAAATACGCAAGGGACGCAAAGTAAGATTTACTGCAGGAGAAGCCATGAGCCAAAGACAATGTCCAACGTACAGCAAACTATGGCCAACAAACAGCAGCCCAAAGAGCCCCATGGCACCAAAAAAAACAACCAACGAGCCACAG TATGATACAATCTGTGAAGCGTCATCtagtaataaatttaaaataaatttggAGCACATCGACACCCCAGAGAGGAACTCCGAGTATCCAGAACTAGAGTTTGTCTACACAACACTCTAG